A portion of the Leptospira licerasiae serovar Varillal str. VAR 010 genome contains these proteins:
- a CDS encoding efflux RND transporter periplasmic adaptor subunit produces the protein MKPSDLLTSSPLRWIGKLLAILIFTVLVMDCSSKKDIYYCPMHPHYTSDRPGTCPICNMDLVKREESSEHKDHTNVNNSLQVAEATAGEDHSSHLPTPSSENNSKELILSFEKQQSIGIKTELVSRRNLVKKISAYSSVAYDPELYSALSEYKEAIRSSEFLSPEIIRNLQLRLRQLGLGLDQIRVWTSGARDPSELILGGKSGRAHIYSQIYESDFTTAKVGLPIKFKTDVYPEKEFIGKIKSIDVILDKNNRTLRLRSEVSDPNQLLKPQMFGDAVIEVSLPKVLSVPTSAILDTGKQKIAYVQTAPDRFQAVSVQTGKNIDPWVEILSGVREDQRVVTESTFLIDSEAKIRFGSDSHAH, from the coding sequence ATGAAGCCAAGTGATCTTTTAACCTCTTCACCTTTAAGATGGATCGGAAAACTTCTAGCGATTCTAATATTTACAGTTTTGGTGATGGATTGTTCTTCTAAGAAAGACATCTATTATTGTCCGATGCATCCCCATTATACTTCGGATCGTCCCGGAACCTGTCCGATCTGTAACATGGATCTGGTTAAGAGAGAAGAATCTTCCGAGCATAAGGATCATACTAACGTGAACAATTCTTTGCAAGTAGCGGAGGCTACGGCAGGTGAAGATCATTCTTCTCATCTGCCCACACCCTCTTCCGAAAATAATTCCAAAGAGTTGATCCTTTCCTTTGAAAAACAACAGTCTATCGGGATCAAGACGGAATTGGTGAGCAGACGGAACCTGGTAAAAAAGATCAGTGCGTATTCTAGTGTTGCTTACGATCCGGAATTGTATTCTGCATTGAGTGAATACAAAGAAGCGATTCGTTCTTCCGAATTTCTTTCTCCTGAGATCATTCGAAATCTTCAATTGAGGCTTAGACAATTGGGCTTGGGTCTGGACCAGATACGTGTTTGGACATCCGGCGCAAGAGACCCATCCGAGTTGATATTAGGAGGTAAATCGGGCAGAGCGCATATCTATTCCCAGATCTATGAGTCCGATTTTACCACCGCCAAGGTTGGACTTCCTATAAAATTTAAAACGGATGTTTATCCCGAAAAGGAATTCATAGGAAAGATCAAAAGTATAGATGTGATCTTGGATAAAAACAACCGCACACTTAGATTAAGAAGCGAGGTCTCAGATCCGAACCAACTTTTAAAACCTCAGATGTTCGGAGACGCAGTGATAGAAGTTTCTCTTCCTAAAGTATTGTCCGTTCCGACTTCCGCAATTTTAGACACTGGAAAACAAAAGATTGCGTATGTTCAAACTGCACCTGACAGGTTCCAGGCGGTTTCCGTTCAGACAGGAAAAAATATAGATCCTTGGGTCGAAATTTTATCCGGTGTTCGGGAAGACCAAAGAGTTGTGACCGAATCCACATTCTTGATCGATTCGGAAGCTAAGATCAGATTCGGCTCTGATTCTCATGCACATTAA
- a CDS encoding efflux RND transporter permease subunit, whose amino-acid sequence MIQSVIRFSAENKFLVLLVTLAILVASYVSMKTIPLDAIPDLSDTQVIVYSRWDRSPDIMEDQVTYPIITSLLGAPNIKVVRGFSDFGFSYVYVIFQDGTDIYWARSRVLEYLSRIQPSLPAGVKTELGPDASAVGWVYQYALIDQTGNNSLVDLRTYQDFQLRYLLNSVPGVSEVAGIGGFKKQYQITIHPNALRSYNVDFETVIQKVRESNQETGGRLLEISGAEYMVRGRGYLSSLTDIENIPLSTDANGTPVLLKNVASVQFGPDIRRGIADLDGEGDVVAGTIVMRHGENALSVIERVKTKLEEIKKNLPKGAEIITTYDRSELIEHAISNLKFKLVEEMIIVSIVILIFLWHFPSAIIPILTIPISVIIAFIPMNLLDINANIMSLAGMAISIGVLVDGAIVEVENAYKKLEEWEAGGRIGDYHAVRLEALLEVGPSVFFSLLVIAVAFFPIFTLVDQEGRLFRPLAYSKNIAMAVAAFLAITLDPAVRMLFTRMEPFRFKNVFLSKIATTMLVGKYYPEEKHPVSKVLFRFYEPACRYVLHRPKTIIASAAALVVLTIPVYFSLGSEFMPQLYEESFLYMPTTLPGISVAEAEKLMIAMDKKLKSFPEVKRVFGKAGRSDTATDPAPFSMMETVILLKPQDQWRKADRFFSNWPRIFQYPFLPFVSERLTKDELVEKMNKEMQFPGATNAWTMPIKTRIDMLSTGMRTPIGIKILGSSLEEIESIGIKIESLLKTDKNVRSVFAERTAGGYFLDLNLRREKLARYNISIETAQQIIVAAIGGEPITQTIEGRERFSVNVRYPRELRDSLEKIKTILVPTKEFGHIPISEIANIGAKTGPSMIRDENGFLAGYVYVDPSTSDIGGFVDKAKKKVSESILLPPGYSIVWSGQYENMIRVRERMMYILPLTIFIIFLLLYFNTKSYIKTSIVLLAVPFSLIGAVGLLFILDYQVSVAVWVGMIALMGLDAETGVFMLLYLDLSYEDAKKKGRLRTKEDLIEAIIHGAVHRIRPKIMTVLAAMMGLLPIMWSASTGSDVMKRIAAPMVGGLVTSFILELLVYPPIYMLWKEGRLENILPVLPLTKKKRTKSI is encoded by the coding sequence ATGATCCAATCCGTTATTCGTTTTTCCGCAGAAAACAAATTTTTAGTTTTACTCGTCACTCTGGCGATACTCGTCGCATCTTATGTTTCCATGAAAACAATCCCATTGGATGCGATCCCTGATCTTTCGGACACACAAGTGATCGTATACTCGCGTTGGGACAGAAGTCCGGATATCATGGAAGACCAGGTTACCTATCCGATCATCACTTCTCTTTTAGGCGCTCCTAATATCAAAGTTGTAAGAGGATTTTCAGATTTTGGTTTTTCCTATGTTTATGTGATTTTTCAAGACGGTACTGATATCTATTGGGCTAGATCCAGAGTATTGGAATATCTTTCCAGGATCCAACCTTCACTTCCGGCAGGTGTAAAAACCGAATTGGGTCCAGATGCGAGCGCCGTTGGTTGGGTCTACCAATATGCCTTAATCGACCAAACAGGGAATAATTCTCTCGTCGACCTGAGGACATACCAAGATTTTCAATTGCGTTATCTTTTGAATTCAGTTCCGGGAGTTTCCGAAGTCGCTGGGATCGGTGGGTTCAAAAAACAATACCAAATCACGATCCATCCGAATGCATTAAGATCTTATAATGTGGATTTTGAGACCGTTATACAAAAAGTAAGGGAAAGCAACCAGGAAACCGGTGGAAGATTGCTGGAAATTTCAGGTGCGGAGTATATGGTAAGAGGAAGAGGATATCTTTCTTCTCTGACAGATATAGAAAATATTCCGCTTTCTACGGATGCAAACGGAACTCCAGTGCTTCTCAAAAACGTAGCATCCGTCCAGTTCGGACCAGATATTCGCAGAGGGATTGCCGACTTGGATGGAGAAGGGGACGTAGTCGCCGGCACCATAGTCATGCGTCATGGAGAAAACGCACTCTCCGTTATCGAAAGGGTTAAAACCAAGTTAGAAGAAATTAAAAAAAATCTGCCTAAAGGCGCAGAGATCATCACCACTTATGATAGATCCGAACTTATTGAACACGCTATCAGCAATTTAAAATTCAAATTGGTAGAAGAGATGATCATTGTCTCCATAGTGATCCTGATCTTCTTATGGCATTTTCCTTCCGCAATTATTCCCATACTTACGATCCCGATTTCAGTGATCATCGCTTTCATTCCAATGAACCTATTGGATATAAATGCAAATATCATGTCATTAGCGGGAATGGCGATCTCTATCGGTGTGCTGGTAGACGGAGCGATCGTAGAAGTAGAGAATGCTTATAAAAAATTAGAAGAATGGGAAGCAGGAGGTAGAATTGGGGATTATCATGCGGTCCGATTAGAGGCATTATTAGAAGTGGGACCTTCCGTGTTCTTCTCTCTGCTTGTGATAGCTGTGGCGTTCTTTCCTATATTCACGCTTGTAGACCAAGAAGGTAGGCTATTTCGTCCACTAGCATATTCTAAAAATATAGCGATGGCAGTGGCAGCATTCTTGGCCATCACCTTGGACCCGGCTGTCAGAATGTTATTCACTAGAATGGAGCCGTTCCGATTTAAGAATGTATTTCTTTCTAAGATCGCAACTACGATGCTTGTCGGAAAATATTATCCGGAAGAAAAACATCCTGTAAGCAAAGTACTATTCCGATTTTACGAACCCGCCTGTCGTTATGTTTTGCATAGACCTAAAACGATCATCGCTTCCGCAGCGGCATTGGTGGTCTTAACGATTCCTGTCTATTTTAGTCTGGGTTCCGAGTTTATGCCGCAACTCTACGAGGAATCCTTTTTATATATGCCTACTACCTTACCTGGGATTTCCGTTGCAGAGGCAGAAAAACTCATGATAGCGATGGATAAAAAACTGAAAAGTTTTCCTGAAGTAAAACGAGTATTTGGAAAGGCAGGACGCTCCGATACTGCGACGGATCCGGCTCCATTCTCTATGATGGAAACTGTCATTCTTCTAAAACCCCAAGACCAATGGAGAAAGGCGGATCGATTTTTTTCCAATTGGCCAAGGATATTTCAATATCCGTTCCTCCCATTTGTATCGGAAAGGCTAACTAAAGATGAGTTAGTGGAGAAGATGAACAAGGAGATGCAATTTCCGGGAGCCACGAATGCTTGGACCATGCCGATCAAGACCAGGATAGACATGCTTAGCACAGGTATGAGAACTCCGATCGGAATTAAGATCTTAGGTTCTTCATTGGAAGAAATAGAATCCATAGGGATAAAAATAGAATCTCTTCTTAAAACGGACAAAAATGTTAGAAGCGTTTTCGCGGAAAGAACCGCCGGAGGATATTTCCTAGATCTGAATTTAAGAAGGGAAAAATTAGCAAGATATAATATATCCATAGAGACTGCACAACAGATCATAGTAGCAGCTATCGGAGGAGAACCGATTACCCAAACCATAGAGGGTAGAGAACGTTTTTCCGTCAATGTGCGCTATCCTCGTGAGCTTCGAGATTCTTTGGAGAAGATCAAAACGATACTTGTCCCTACAAAAGAATTCGGCCATATTCCAATTTCTGAAATTGCGAATATCGGAGCAAAAACCGGTCCTTCTATGATCCGGGACGAGAATGGGTTTTTGGCAGGTTATGTGTATGTTGATCCTTCCACATCCGATATCGGGGGTTTTGTAGATAAGGCTAAAAAGAAGGTATCCGAATCCATCCTTCTTCCTCCGGGGTATTCGATAGTTTGGAGCGGTCAATACGAAAATATGATACGTGTAAGAGAGAGGATGATGTACATTCTTCCTTTGACAATCTTCATTATATTTTTGTTATTGTACTTTAATACTAAATCTTATATAAAAACTTCGATCGTTCTACTTGCGGTGCCGTTTTCTTTGATAGGTGCGGTTGGACTTCTTTTCATCCTAGATTACCAGGTCTCAGTGGCAGTTTGGGTGGGAATGATCGCACTTATGGGACTGGATGCTGAAACCGGAGTATTTATGCTTTTGTATCTGGACCTTTCTTACGAGGACGCCAAGAAAAAAGGAAGACTGAGAACCAAAGAAGATCTAATTGAAGCGATCATACATGGCGCGGTACATAGGATACGACCTAAGATCATGACCGTTCTTGCAGCAATGATGGGACTTTTACCGATCATGTGGTCTGCCAGCACAGGTTCGGACGTTATGAAAAGAATCGCTGCCCCCATGGTAGGAGGACTGGTAACCAGTTTTATTCTGGAACTTTTAGTATATCCTCCTATATACATGCTTTGGAAGGAGGGAAGACTCGAAAATATCCTGCCTGTCCTTCCGCTAACGAAGAAGAAAAGAACGAAATCCATTTAA
- a CDS encoding LIC13259/LIC11441 family protein has translation MKKLHYIFLILFLTAGNLFAHEGKETFVLREVAKIHSSIYSETPGSIDVQKLVQLLKENADHKKDTEKFKKALPIVEELGKTTDIARKRELFERLSQELESIVGHHDRSGVSIFYCPMLKKKWLASGKEIKNPYDPKMKSCGEIIHEAK, from the coding sequence ATGAAGAAGTTACATTATATATTTTTAATTTTATTCCTGACCGCAGGAAATCTATTCGCTCATGAAGGAAAGGAAACATTCGTTCTGAGAGAGGTTGCCAAAATCCATTCTTCTATATATTCCGAGACTCCGGGAAGTATCGACGTTCAAAAGTTGGTCCAGCTCCTGAAAGAAAACGCGGATCACAAAAAAGATACTGAGAAATTTAAGAAAGCACTTCCGATCGTGGAAGAATTGGGTAAAACTACAGATATTGCGAGAAAAAGAGAATTATTCGAACGTTTATCCCAAGAATTAGAATCGATCGTAGGCCATCATGACAGATCCGGAGTATCTATTTTCTACTGCCCAATGCTTAAAAAGAAATGGTTGGCGTCCGGCAAGGAAATCAAAAACCCATACGATCCCAAAATGAAAAGTTGTGGAGAGATCATTCATGAAGCCAAGTGA
- a CDS encoding TolC family protein, which translates to MNPRLIVLISIYTLFSSAAYAEKRNLEEILDVLVKEHPESKSLAGLSQAHKSHSEATGILPDPKIGVAFRNYPTRGGYSTSDRALDTPTMTGIELSVSQEFPFPGKLSTEKRISKLMQTESNFAYIAGVNRILGDFFSRLNKYKYAEKKKAINERILILLGAQKSISENSYSYGENTLSGVLKATVAKTEAIEKETEYSTQLKDLKSQLEYYQVSDKITFSDIYSIDLDSFLENKNEELETLVSAQISLIEDSPEYKIQMEEEKRLKEQAKLTKYSLAPQTEVFFSYMKRRSQTFALDQGPLNYGLMDTTEYRGDLFSFGVNMRVPVWSALKWNSITGETEHLAEVGKDSVEKTRIQMFSELNRNLAYIKGVSNQIRLVEKRLIPELEKSARAGSFQYASGKVNVQDTLLAQTEILNTKIRLEDLKERKNESILNTLKLLSFIYKDNKTPEHVKHN; encoded by the coding sequence ATGAATCCGAGACTTATTGTCTTAATATCAATTTACACATTATTTTCGTCCGCAGCATACGCGGAAAAAAGGAACCTGGAAGAAATCTTAGATGTTTTAGTGAAAGAACACCCTGAGTCAAAATCTTTGGCTGGACTTTCCCAGGCTCACAAATCACATTCCGAAGCCACAGGTATATTACCGGATCCTAAAATAGGAGTGGCTTTCCGAAATTATCCCACTAGAGGCGGGTATTCCACTTCCGATCGGGCATTGGATACTCCTACGATGACAGGGATAGAATTGTCAGTGTCCCAAGAGTTTCCCTTTCCCGGAAAATTAAGTACCGAAAAAAGGATCTCCAAACTAATGCAAACCGAGTCGAACTTTGCCTATATAGCTGGAGTAAATCGGATCTTAGGGGATTTTTTCAGCAGATTGAACAAATACAAATATGCCGAAAAGAAAAAAGCAATTAATGAAAGAATATTGATCCTGCTCGGCGCTCAAAAGTCCATTAGCGAAAACTCATATTCTTATGGTGAGAACACTCTGTCCGGAGTTTTGAAGGCAACTGTTGCCAAAACGGAAGCAATCGAAAAGGAAACGGAATATTCCACTCAGTTGAAAGACCTTAAGTCCCAACTAGAATACTATCAGGTTTCCGATAAGATTACATTCTCCGATATATATTCGATCGATTTGGATTCGTTCTTAGAGAATAAGAACGAAGAATTAGAGACATTAGTCTCCGCACAAATTTCCTTGATCGAGGATTCTCCGGAATATAAGATACAGATGGAAGAGGAAAAACGTTTAAAAGAACAGGCAAAACTTACTAAATATTCTCTCGCGCCCCAAACAGAAGTGTTTTTCTCCTATATGAAGCGCAGATCCCAAACTTTCGCTCTGGACCAAGGCCCGTTGAACTATGGACTTATGGATACCACTGAATACCGAGGAGATCTTTTCAGCTTCGGAGTAAATATGAGGGTTCCTGTTTGGTCCGCTCTTAAATGGAATTCTATCACGGGAGAAACGGAACATCTGGCGGAAGTAGGTAAGGATTCCGTGGAAAAAACAAGAATACAAATGTTCTCTGAATTAAACCGGAATTTGGCCTATATTAAAGGTGTTTCGAACCAAATCCGTTTGGTAGAAAAACGGCTGATCCCTGAATTGGAAAAATCAGCAAGAGCAGGCTCCTTCCAATATGCTTCCGGAAAGGTGAATGTGCAGGATACTCTTCTTGCTCAAACGGAGATTCTAAATACCAAAATACGTTTAGAAGATCTGAAAGAGCGAAAGAACGAATCCATTCTAAATACGTTAAAACTCTTAAGTTTTATCTATAAAGACAACAAAACTCCGGAACATGTTAAACATAACTGA